A DNA window from Nitrospira sp. contains the following coding sequences:
- a CDS encoding putative RNA-directed DNA polymerase (Evidence 3 : Putative function from multiple computational evidences; Product type e : enzyme; MaGe:77310617), which translates to MARWAQVTYQVSERRVSRLLPLARAPLRYQSHRDRQEGGRIRLRELAASRVRFGYRRLTVLLRRDGWRVNAKRIYRLYTEEGLAVRTKHRTKAAGRARVPQAGATAPNQRWSMDFMSDRVADGRGFRILTVVDQFTRECLCLLADQSLTGEKVAQALEPVVFQRGAPRAITVDNGSEFASRVMDAWAYRHGVQLDFIRPGKPVENGFIESFNGRLRDECLNVEVFFTLDEVREKLARWQEDYNRTRPHSSLQDQAPATFAAEWLATEHTEPAAPELLETLT; encoded by the coding sequence TTGGCCCGTTGGGCGCAAGTGACCTATCAGGTCAGCGAGCGCCGGGTCTCGAGGCTGTTGCCGTTGGCGCGGGCCCCCTTGCGGTACCAAAGTCATCGGGATCGACAGGAGGGGGGACGGATACGCTTGCGAGAGTTGGCGGCGAGCCGCGTGCGCTTCGGGTATCGGCGACTCACGGTGTTGTTGCGACGGGACGGGTGGCGGGTGAATGCGAAGCGAATCTATCGGCTCTATACCGAAGAAGGGCTGGCGGTGCGGACCAAACACCGCACGAAGGCCGCGGGCCGAGCCCGTGTGCCGCAAGCAGGGGCGACCGCCCCGAATCAGCGGTGGAGCATGGACTTCATGAGTGACCGCGTGGCGGATGGTCGGGGGTTTCGGATTCTGACCGTCGTCGACCAGTTCACCCGGGAATGCCTGTGCTTGCTGGCCGATCAGTCGCTCACAGGAGAGAAGGTGGCACAAGCCTTAGAGCCGGTCGTGTTCCAGCGGGGCGCACCCCGGGCGATCACCGTGGACAATGGGAGTGAGTTTGCCAGTCGCGTCATGGATGCCTGGGCGTACCGCCACGGGGTTCAGTTGGATTTTATTCGGCCAGGCAAGCCGGTCGAGAATGGCTTCATCGAGAGCTTCAATGGACGGCTACGGGATGAGTGTCTGAACGTGGAAGTGTTCTTCACGCTCGACGAGGTACGCGAGAAGTTGGCGCGGTGGCAGGAGGACTACAACCGCACCCGACCGCACAGCTCACTGCAGGATCAGGCTCCAGCCACCTTTGCAGCAGAGTGGTTGGCGACCGAACACACGGAGCCTGCAGCACCCGAATTACTGGAGACACTCACGTGA
- a CDS encoding TcdBtoxinmidN domain-containing protein (MaGe:77310614), translating into MSTGAKQSVTSPPAGTGNVPGLGEAFNINLSTGQGVYSYKLPLPDGVAGHTPRLALEYAHGQGHSPFGFGWRLGVRAIARRLDFGVPNDVSPERFTDSGAEIVPMVDGSYRALAETAFSRYTRIGQAPNVSWKIEDRNGVVHTLGQSTDARVVDPVDSTRIHEWLIERTVDPSGNAITYRYIQDKGMTYLAEVRYAIYAVRLEYEVRPDARNDARMGFVRQRALRCNRLALFLDPGTPTERLIRSWAAGYEPDALSGLSLLTSVQMTSHGQAPDGSQDVRRPATNLGYTRFQPTQYAINWIAPPEDGPQPPPLTQDDVALVTLDNAPLPGVLHIRNGAQYYWRNRGDGRWSHPVPLQRTPHIGSFAREGLAFLDMNASGTADLLVADDDKLQGYYENGGREGWSRFVTFPRGRRTTPAWRSPSLKLTDCNGDGRVDALANVGRAIALWQNQSERGWAEPQLIFNSEDVPSLADPTVHLADMSGDGLQDVVRVQSGRVEVWPSLGHGRFGKAMQLRNSPRLRDVLRQPRSVLLADLNGDGCADLVHFTPEGIEIFINQNGMQFADAIVIRDVPSPIPGTVRAANMQGQMGSGMVWNSYRGRTMAYVHVTFGDSLPYLLTRVENGAGLVSELLYRSAVEDFVRDETTGELWDTHFPFPYLVVAGTRERDLVSGRSTALDFHYHQAHYEPNTRQFQGFRRSERIERSNGSLSRADVRIVFHYLMGQERLPGNGLEHAALNGMLHRSETYSLDGSPDQDRPYRTEVSEYGFSVLGTLPDGRKRSFVFVAKHRLEDTERTNTGDLRGEEKTYTYDAHGNVTKELHRGYGMRAGVAQPERKRTSEISYANSNTTWLLDRPSRIVVRDEAGASLSETRRYYDGPDFVGLPLGQAVRGLLSREEALVLPQAEFDAHYSAMNAVTLCYVASNDVDGNPALFAQSGRSAYNASGVKTAIQDELGNTSTYEHDADQLFRTKLSDAAGVTQFEFDRAIGQPTRITYADGTQAQFAYDAQGRVTATALPGESLADTRRQYRYDDVNMPHARIAQFRFAPGANGAAQAVAYFDGGGKEVQQRAETQGGQFVVSGWCAANAWGEAEREYEPTFSNSLAFAVPDLTGKPHRDTFYDGRGRVVKTVNYNGGVSTAEYLPFEVVTRDANDNDASAVNMARGQFNTPHRELFDVFRYRTQVIDDLGNGATMTTRYSVGAGGEVLSVSDANGVMAKYGYDRLGNRLIIRQRDAGVRRLYYNARKLIVRTLDANGNDIRATIDAHGRITQLVSGGVTLERYRYDDLGQHALGRLAEVSYVGGSQKFIYNPTGSLVAHEYRFDGVAAPHTLRHEYDLLGREVAVQHPDGTRIAKTLTPNGWTQAIPGFVSNVRYDPRGLPVQMTYANGVVRDMLYTSGPGRIKAQTTRNSQNQILESGTLDFDQMEMLLNWKDSAAGGPGQRSFSYDPLYQIKGVTTIENGAPVTRSYDYADHYNLTRFDEAGCVLHYDDAAHPDRVAGVTPNGATRVNVTYDTNGNLLSLPRKTLTYNAKNELTRFADPSGLSATYSYDHTGQRVGKTVDDGRGHVTRTVFVGTLVEIRDSKPAYFVRLGHLRVAIVFDGNTRFVHDDYLGNSAFFTDGAGTKIAAIVYHPFGNAFSSSGNLDFRTFGAHPFDAESGVFYMRKRYYAPEIGRFLTPDPLAIYQPEKVLNNPKALHPFIYVANDPLNKTDPTGLSFWSVLGGVVGVIVGVIAAVAIVALTVMTAGAFGVFVAVLVGIGLTVGALGVMVGLYAIASATAGTGFGDFMRGFLIGMNAGLNAGLATAIFGPFVGVALGVINFLAVFDGVAQNSFYQGVLGWASWLMPMSWLATGVGLIFFVVNVVMHFFTVTIPGWFGGSGWDAARIDHISIDWGTGIIVMGGGLIEPAGGAAGFNLGNFVFLREGASGDAALVRHETGHGLNVAAFGALFHYVGALDENPPGDRGHDAFAERLAESHSNRSGRPTVPLWG; encoded by the coding sequence ATGTCAACTGGCGCCAAACAATCTGTCACCTCGCCACCCGCCGGCACAGGCAATGTCCCAGGGCTAGGCGAAGCGTTCAATATCAACCTGAGCACGGGGCAAGGTGTGTATTCCTACAAGCTGCCCCTACCTGATGGCGTGGCGGGGCACACACCGCGCCTGGCGTTGGAATATGCGCACGGGCAGGGCCACAGTCCGTTTGGGTTTGGATGGCGACTGGGCGTGCGGGCGATCGCCCGACGCCTAGACTTTGGCGTGCCCAACGACGTCTCGCCAGAGCGCTTCACCGATTCTGGCGCAGAGATCGTGCCGATGGTGGATGGCAGCTACCGCGCATTAGCCGAAACCGCTTTCTCGCGTTATACCCGAATTGGGCAGGCCCCAAATGTGTCTTGGAAGATTGAGGACCGTAACGGAGTGGTACACACGTTGGGGCAATCCACGGACGCGCGTGTGGTCGACCCAGTTGATTCCACACGCATCCACGAGTGGTTGATCGAGCGCACCGTTGACCCTTCCGGCAACGCCATCACGTATCGGTACATCCAGGACAAAGGCATGACGTATTTGGCCGAGGTGCGTTACGCGATCTACGCCGTTCGGTTGGAGTACGAGGTGCGACCAGACGCACGCAACGATGCCCGCATGGGCTTTGTGCGCCAGCGCGCCTTGCGTTGTAACCGCCTCGCGTTGTTCCTCGACCCAGGCACGCCCACTGAGCGCTTGATTCGCTCCTGGGCCGCGGGCTATGAGCCGGATGCCCTGAGTGGGCTATCGCTGTTGACGTCAGTACAGATGACCTCGCACGGCCAAGCACCAGATGGCTCGCAAGATGTGCGACGGCCAGCGACCAACCTTGGCTACACGCGCTTCCAGCCGACTCAGTACGCCATCAATTGGATTGCCCCACCCGAAGACGGACCGCAACCGCCTCCGCTCACCCAGGACGATGTGGCACTGGTCACGCTAGACAATGCGCCGCTGCCAGGTGTGCTGCACATTCGCAACGGGGCACAGTATTACTGGCGTAACCGAGGCGATGGCCGTTGGAGCCATCCCGTGCCATTGCAGCGCACACCACACATTGGCTCGTTTGCGCGCGAGGGGCTCGCATTTCTGGACATGAATGCATCGGGCACCGCTGATTTGCTGGTGGCCGACGATGACAAATTGCAGGGCTATTATGAGAACGGCGGTCGTGAGGGCTGGTCGCGGTTTGTGACTTTTCCTCGTGGGCGGCGGACGACGCCGGCGTGGCGTTCACCCTCGCTCAAGTTGACCGATTGCAATGGCGATGGCCGCGTAGATGCGCTGGCAAACGTGGGGCGCGCCATCGCGCTGTGGCAGAACCAAAGCGAGCGCGGCTGGGCCGAGCCGCAATTGATCTTCAACAGCGAGGACGTTCCCAGCCTCGCCGACCCCACTGTGCATCTGGCCGATATGAGCGGTGATGGCCTACAAGATGTGGTGCGGGTGCAATCTGGACGGGTGGAGGTTTGGCCGAGCTTGGGGCATGGGCGTTTTGGCAAAGCCATGCAGCTCCGCAATAGCCCACGCCTGCGTGATGTCTTGCGTCAACCGCGAAGCGTCCTGCTGGCCGATCTAAATGGGGATGGCTGCGCCGATCTCGTTCACTTCACGCCCGAAGGCATCGAGATTTTTATCAATCAAAATGGAATGCAGTTTGCGGATGCGATTGTGATCCGTGATGTGCCATCGCCTATTCCGGGCACAGTGCGTGCCGCCAACATGCAGGGGCAAATGGGCAGTGGTATGGTGTGGAACAGCTATCGCGGGAGGACGATGGCATATGTGCATGTGACGTTTGGCGATTCGTTGCCGTATTTGCTCACCAGGGTCGAGAACGGGGCGGGACTCGTGTCCGAGCTATTGTATCGATCGGCTGTGGAAGACTTTGTGCGCGACGAAACAACGGGCGAGTTGTGGGACACCCACTTTCCGTTTCCGTACCTGGTGGTGGCAGGCACGCGTGAGCGCGACCTGGTGAGCGGGCGGAGCACCGCGCTAGACTTTCACTATCATCAAGCGCATTACGAACCGAATACGCGCCAATTCCAGGGGTTTCGGCGCAGCGAGCGCATCGAACGCAGCAATGGCAGCCTCAGCCGCGCCGATGTTCGCATCGTCTTTCATTACCTAATGGGTCAGGAGCGCTTGCCGGGTAATGGGCTGGAACACGCCGCGCTGAACGGCATGTTGCACCGCAGCGAGACGTACAGCCTGGATGGCTCGCCCGATCAGGACAGACCATATCGCACCGAGGTATCAGAGTATGGTTTTAGCGTGCTGGGGACATTGCCCGATGGCCGCAAACGGTCGTTCGTGTTTGTAGCCAAACACCGCCTGGAGGACACCGAACGCACCAACACTGGCGACCTTCGCGGCGAGGAGAAGACCTACACTTACGACGCACACGGCAATGTGACAAAAGAGCTGCATCGTGGCTATGGCATGCGCGCCGGCGTAGCGCAGCCCGAACGCAAACGCACCAGCGAGATCAGCTACGCGAACAGCAACACAACCTGGTTGTTGGACCGTCCTTCTCGTATTGTAGTGCGCGATGAAGCAGGCGCGTCTCTCTCCGAGACGCGCCGCTATTACGACGGACCAGACTTTGTGGGCTTGCCCCTCGGCCAGGCGGTGCGCGGGTTGCTGAGCCGCGAAGAGGCGTTGGTATTACCTCAAGCTGAGTTCGACGCGCACTACTCGGCTATGAACGCCGTAACCCTGTGTTATGTGGCAAGTAACGATGTGGATGGCAACCCTGCCTTGTTCGCTCAGTCCGGTCGCAGTGCCTACAACGCGAGCGGTGTAAAGACGGCCATACAGGATGAGTTGGGCAACACATCTACATATGAACACGACGCCGATCAGTTGTTTCGTACCAAGTTGAGCGACGCGGCAGGGGTGACGCAGTTTGAGTTTGACCGTGCGATCGGACAGCCCACCCGCATTACCTACGCCGATGGCACACAGGCGCAATTTGCCTACGATGCACAAGGGCGTGTCACCGCTACGGCGCTGCCTGGTGAGTCGTTGGCCGATACGCGGCGCCAATACCGCTACGACGACGTCAATATGCCGCACGCGCGTATCGCGCAATTCCGGTTTGCGCCGGGCGCGAATGGCGCGGCGCAAGCGGTAGCCTACTTCGATGGTGGCGGCAAGGAGGTGCAACAGCGTGCCGAGACGCAAGGTGGGCAGTTCGTGGTGTCCGGCTGGTGCGCCGCCAATGCCTGGGGCGAGGCCGAGCGCGAATACGAGCCCACCTTCTCAAACAGTCTGGCCTTTGCCGTGCCAGACTTAACCGGGAAGCCGCACCGCGATACGTTTTACGACGGACGCGGGCGAGTCGTGAAAACCGTAAACTACAACGGTGGCGTTTCGACAGCGGAGTATTTGCCGTTTGAGGTGGTGACCCGCGACGCCAACGACAACGATGCTTCGGCGGTGAATATGGCGCGCGGGCAGTTCAACACGCCCCACCGCGAGCTGTTCGACGTATTTCGCTACCGCACGCAGGTGATTGACGATCTGGGCAATGGCGCAACCATGACGACGCGCTATAGCGTGGGTGCAGGTGGTGAGGTGTTGAGCGTGAGCGATGCAAACGGCGTGATGGCGAAATATGGGTATGATCGGCTGGGTAATCGGCTGATTATCCGGCAGCGTGACGCAGGAGTGCGGAGGTTGTATTACAACGCGCGCAAATTGATCGTGCGCACGCTGGATGCTAACGGCAACGACATTCGCGCGACGATAGACGCGCATGGCCGCATCACCCAACTGGTCAGCGGGGGCGTAACGCTGGAGCGATACCGCTACGACGACCTGGGGCAACACGCGTTGGGGCGTCTGGCCGAGGTAAGTTATGTGGGCGGCAGCCAGAAGTTCATCTACAATCCGACCGGCAGCCTGGTGGCACACGAATATCGTTTTGATGGGGTAGCCGCGCCGCACACGCTGCGCCACGAGTATGACTTGCTGGGGCGCGAAGTGGCTGTGCAACATCCCGATGGTACACGCATCGCCAAAACGCTGACACCGAACGGGTGGACACAAGCCATCCCCGGCTTTGTGAGCAACGTCCGTTACGACCCGCGCGGATTGCCTGTGCAGATGACGTATGCCAACGGCGTGGTGCGCGACATGCTATACACGTCCGGCCCAGGCCGCATCAAAGCCCAAACCACGCGCAACAGCCAGAACCAGATTTTGGAGAGCGGCACGCTAGACTTTGACCAGATGGAGATGCTGCTGAATTGGAAGGACAGCGCCGCGGGTGGCCCAGGGCAGCGCAGCTTTTCCTACGATCCCCTGTATCAAATCAAAGGCGTGACGACGATCGAGAATGGCGCGCCAGTGACCCGCAGCTATGACTACGCCGACCACTACAACCTGACGCGCTTTGACGAAGCGGGCTGTGTGTTGCACTACGACGATGCCGCGCACCCCGACCGCGTGGCGGGCGTGACACCCAACGGTGCAACGCGCGTGAATGTAACGTATGACACCAACGGAAACCTGCTGAGCCTGCCTCGCAAGACGCTGACTTACAACGCCAAAAACGAACTGACGCGCTTTGCCGATCCGTCCGGCCTCAGTGCGACCTATTCCTACGACCACACCGGCCAGCGCGTAGGCAAGACCGTGGACGATGGGCGTGGGCATGTCACGCGCACAGTGTTTGTGGGCACACTGGTCGAAATTCGCGATAGTAAACCAGCCTACTTTGTTCGCCTGGGGCATTTGCGCGTCGCCATTGTGTTCGATGGCAATACACGCTTTGTGCATGATGACTATCTGGGCAACTCGGCCTTCTTTACAGATGGGGCTGGCACCAAGATCGCGGCGATTGTGTACCATCCGTTTGGCAACGCGTTTAGCAGTTCTGGCAATCTGGATTTCCGAACCTTCGGCGCGCATCCGTTCGATGCCGAGTCTGGCGTCTTCTACATGCGTAAACGTTACTACGCGCCGGAGATCGGGCGCTTCTTGACGCCCGACCCGCTGGCGATTTACCAGCCGGAAAAAGTCTTGAACAACCCGAAGGCACTGCACCCGTTTATCTACGTCGCCAACGATCCGCTCAATAAGACCGACCCAACCGGCCTCTCGTTTTGGAGCGTGCTGGGTGGCGTTGTGGGTGTGATTGTGGGCGTGATTGCGGCTGTGGCGATTGTGGCCCTGACAGTGATGACGGCCGGGGCGTTTGGTGTGTTTGTGGCCGTGCTGGTGGGCATAGGCTTAACAGTAGGTGCGTTGGGGGTGATGGTAGGCTTATACGCCATTGCCAGTGCAACGGCGGGCACCGGCTTCGGCGACTTTATGCGCGGCTTTTTGATTGGGATGAATGCGGGCTTGAACGCCGGTTTGGCCACTGCCATCTTTGGGCCGTTTGTGGGTGTGGCACTGGGCGTCATCAACTTTCTGGCCGTGTTCGATGGCGTTGCGCAAAACAGTTTTTACCAGGGGGTGTTGGGCTGGGCGAGTTGGCTGATGCCGATGTCGTGGTTGGCGACGGGTGTGGGGCTCATCTTCTTCGTCGTCAACGTCGTGATGCACTTCTTCACGGTGACTATCCCCGGCTGGTTTGGTGGCAGCGGCTGGGATGCTGCGCGTATCGACCACATCAGCATCGATTGGGGCACGGGCATCATCGTGATGGGCGGCGGATTGATCGAGCCTGCAGGTGGTGCGGCTGGCTTCAATCTCGGCAACTTCGTCTTCCTGCGGGAGGGAGCGAGCGGCGATGCAGCTCTGGTTCGCCATGAGACCGGCCACGGCCTAAACGTGGCGGCCTTTGGCGCGTTGTTCCACTACGTGGGCGCATTGGATGAAAACCCACCGGGCGACCGAGGACATGATGCTTTTGCAGAGAGGTTAGCCGAGAGCCACTCGAATCGATCAGGCCGCCCAACCGTTCCGCTGTGGGGATAA
- a CDS encoding hypothetical protein (Evidence 5 : Unknown function; MaGe:77310615), producing MRIEKFDRWDWLWRETLWVEKIQMVLFPSITSLRHDLGPHNDVGQQPPFILVGWRGIREAWETLMATKEHDEGAIRDGRCLVCGQAER from the coding sequence TTGCGAATCGAGAAATTCGATCGTTGGGATTGGCTCTGGAGGGAGACTCTCTGGGTCGAGAAGATTCAGATGGTCTTATTCCCATCGATCACCAGTCTCAGGCATGACCTCGGGCCCCATAATGATGTAGGGCAGCAGCCACCCTTTATACTGGTAGGCTGGAGGGGAATCCGTGAGGCCTGGGAGACGCTGATGGCGACGAAGGAACATGATGAGGGGGCTATCAGGGATGGCCGGTGCTTGGTGTGCGGGCAGGCAGAGCGCTGA
- a CDS encoding hypothetical protein (Evidence 5 : Unknown function; MaGe:77310616), which produces MESGTTVAEICREVGISEQTFYVWKRKYAGLGLSELREWRQLREENTKLKRLVADLSLDRHMLQEIVRKKL; this is translated from the coding sequence GTGGAGAGTGGGACAACCGTCGCTGAGATCTGCCGCGAGGTAGGAATCAGCGAGCAGACCTTCTACGTGTGGAAGCGCAAGTATGCCGGACTTGGGCTGAGCGAGTTGCGAGAGTGGCGACAGTTACGGGAGGAGAACACTAAGCTGAAGCGGTTGGTGGCGGATCTCTCGCTGGATCGACACATGCTGCAGGAGATTGTCCGAAAAAAGCTCTAA
- a CDS encoding TcATcBBD domain-containing protein (MaGe:77310613) encodes MEPQYFAENRYSYIGVRRPPVNVEYQADSPETQFERRVQSLFNEGQVHLQHEEYALALDNFKELMSLILVTAHPKMPITPFFFDILDFPRDIALIDTFSAKAADILKKTPLTRYDFPPTIVSEQTTLPPAVIEKLKPALESGLQITSFHNMVGDRIKAALDAAENKEWTLAVKHYQTALQQAPANDLVMRASLSHDLAVLFEKAGNKGQAMEFSQSSAKLFAESKQVDAQVQALDTAAGIFTRAGQKPQADEFAKQARVLRDSNNFNPVVIRPTKPLTDKLSGGISPILKRGLGIQVDRPMATAVLQPTALQSTADAPTLMALTFVSTAAPQKSYLVRGAAESADIVLDANATANVKNFLSVLTNTVDLKLITGFIATQTQWVAYLPHMYFYVIPMSIGDCFAGMGTPQQAEAQYRQVLAYPFINKRYELPKLWTRLAQSYLTQGDMLYRGAKDNIAGFAAAKTVYENIVLTDKTLKTTSPLYQDGKFATIKSRVTSFLAAADAATFNDNPAILILVLEALNKLQQIAAGLNFFGFAADYAPPFSFEYLQNTARYFAQQASQIEQRYIQFKSQAENEEFRREQLDQQAEVARQTVVLEQRGVAEAQAGINVAQAGLNYAETQRQNAVAAQTAFNNVRWELLELSEAEAWAGAAAVDQDDEVKQTWNGNYYNARDKRRSLVIQELAYRRTRISHDLEAARLQRDIASANAYKGIAQAQIGQAQARKAIAEQRVQIARLQQRFAEENRDFLDMREFSASLWYDLAQQAKLIKQRYLDMATEVAFLMERAYNVETERGLHVIRYDYSRTSAKDLLGADMLLGDLDYFTVDHITTTKTKKIPVKKTISLGDSYAMAFQQLKTQGQCFFVTELAHFDREHPGFYLAKLRNVELVFVGITGATSIAGTLRNIGISKFRKEDGTVISRLYPSDVMALSQYDLRQDALAFRFNPNDLRLFENNGIETMWQIELPLNANDFDYSEILDAQLVLYYDGFFSPTLEQTVKGALPTKDTASRAFSMRLSFPDELFYLKNKGDAELIFDADMFPRNQTNFERKQTTLKVSGKAEAISGLTIRLKSNNHGTELVLKTDAQGLVTDVAPQPLNALRNETLLDEWTIRITVADNPSLVQDGALDLSGMRDVVAFFEYGFDYR; translated from the coding sequence ATGGAACCGCAATATTTTGCAGAGAATCGTTACTCGTATATCGGTGTTCGTCGGCCACCAGTCAATGTGGAGTACCAGGCCGACAGTCCGGAGACGCAATTCGAACGGCGCGTGCAAAGCCTATTCAACGAAGGCCAGGTGCATTTGCAGCACGAGGAATATGCCCTGGCGTTGGACAATTTCAAAGAATTGATGAGTTTGATTTTGGTCACGGCACATCCCAAAATGCCGATCACCCCCTTCTTCTTCGATATCCTCGACTTTCCGCGCGATATCGCCTTAATCGATACCTTCTCAGCCAAAGCCGCTGACATTCTGAAGAAGACGCCACTGACACGGTATGACTTTCCACCCACGATTGTGAGTGAGCAGACGACGTTGCCGCCGGCCGTGATCGAGAAACTTAAGCCTGCCCTAGAGAGCGGTTTGCAAATTACCTCATTCCATAACATGGTAGGCGACCGGATAAAAGCAGCGCTAGACGCCGCCGAGAACAAAGAATGGACACTGGCAGTTAAGCACTATCAAACAGCCTTGCAACAAGCGCCTGCCAACGATCTGGTGATGCGGGCCTCGCTGAGCCACGACCTGGCCGTGCTGTTTGAGAAGGCAGGCAATAAAGGCCAGGCAATGGAATTTAGCCAATCAAGCGCGAAACTATTCGCCGAATCCAAGCAAGTGGACGCCCAGGTGCAGGCGCTGGACACCGCCGCTGGCATCTTCACTCGCGCCGGGCAAAAACCACAGGCCGATGAGTTTGCCAAACAAGCCCGCGTCCTGCGCGATAGCAACAACTTCAACCCGGTCGTCATCCGTCCAACCAAGCCGCTAACTGACAAGCTGAGTGGCGGCATCTCGCCTATCCTCAAGCGCGGACTGGGCATCCAGGTTGACCGCCCTATGGCCACGGCCGTGCTTCAGCCCACTGCGCTTCAATCCACTGCCGATGCACCCACGCTGATGGCGTTGACGTTTGTATCCACAGCCGCACCGCAGAAATCGTATTTGGTTCGAGGCGCTGCCGAGTCGGCCGATATTGTGTTGGATGCCAACGCAACGGCCAACGTCAAGAATTTTCTTAGCGTCCTTACCAACACGGTTGATCTGAAACTCATCACCGGATTTATTGCGACCCAAACGCAATGGGTGGCCTATTTACCGCACATGTACTTCTACGTCATCCCCATGTCTATTGGCGATTGCTTTGCCGGGATGGGAACCCCACAACAGGCTGAGGCGCAATACAGGCAAGTGTTGGCCTATCCATTCATCAACAAACGCTATGAACTGCCCAAGTTGTGGACGCGCCTGGCGCAGAGTTATTTGACACAGGGCGACATGCTGTATCGTGGGGCCAAAGATAACATCGCTGGGTTTGCGGCGGCAAAAACCGTCTACGAAAACATTGTCCTTACCGACAAGACGCTCAAAACCACCTCGCCGTTGTATCAAGATGGCAAATTCGCCACCATCAAGTCCCGCGTCACCAGTTTTTTGGCTGCGGCAGACGCAGCCACATTCAACGATAATCCAGCCATCCTAATTCTGGTGCTAGAAGCGTTGAACAAACTGCAGCAGATCGCAGCGGGGTTGAACTTCTTTGGTTTTGCGGCCGACTACGCCCCGCCCTTCAGCTTCGAGTATTTGCAAAACACCGCGCGCTACTTTGCGCAGCAGGCCTCCCAAATCGAGCAGCGCTACATTCAATTCAAGAGTCAGGCTGAGAACGAGGAATTCCGGCGTGAGCAGTTGGACCAACAGGCCGAAGTGGCCCGCCAAACCGTAGTGCTGGAGCAGCGCGGCGTGGCCGAGGCCCAAGCGGGCATCAACGTGGCGCAGGCTGGGCTAAACTACGCCGAGACTCAGCGTCAAAACGCCGTGGCCGCGCAAACCGCCTTCAATAATGTGCGATGGGAATTGCTGGAATTATCGGAGGCCGAAGCCTGGGCGGGTGCCGCCGCCGTAGACCAGGATGACGAAGTAAAGCAAACCTGGAACGGCAACTACTACAACGCCCGGGACAAGCGTCGCTCGTTGGTCATTCAAGAGCTGGCCTATCGCCGTACGCGCATCTCGCATGATCTGGAGGCCGCGAGGTTACAACGCGATATAGCATCGGCCAACGCCTACAAAGGCATCGCCCAGGCCCAGATCGGGCAAGCCCAGGCGCGCAAAGCCATTGCCGAGCAACGCGTACAAATTGCCAGGTTGCAGCAACGCTTTGCCGAAGAGAACCGCGACTTTTTAGACATGCGCGAGTTTAGCGCCAGCCTGTGGTACGACTTGGCACAGCAAGCCAAACTCATCAAGCAACGTTATTTGGATATGGCGACCGAGGTCGCATTCCTAATGGAGCGTGCCTACAACGTCGAGACCGAGCGCGGCCTGCATGTCATCCGCTACGACTACAGCCGCACCAGCGCCAAGGACCTGCTGGGGGCCGACATGCTGTTGGGCGACCTCGACTACTTCACGGTGGATCATATTACGACGACGAAGACTAAGAAGATTCCCGTGAAGAAGACGATCAGCTTGGGCGATTCGTACGCGATGGCGTTTCAGCAACTCAAGACACAGGGACAGTGCTTCTTCGTCACCGAGTTGGCGCACTTTGACCGGGAACACCCCGGCTTCTATCTCGCCAAACTGCGCAACGTGGAGTTGGTGTTCGTCGGCATCACCGGTGCCACGTCCATTGCAGGTACGCTGCGCAACATCGGCATCTCCAAATTCCGTAAAGAAGATGGCACGGTGATCTCTCGGCTATACCCATCGGATGTGATGGCACTATCGCAGTACGATCTGCGCCAGGATGCGCTGGCCTTTCGCTTCAACCCCAACGACCTACGCCTGTTCGAGAACAACGGCATCGAGACCATGTGGCAGATCGAGTTGCCGCTGAACGCCAACGACTTCGACTACAGTGAAATTCTGGACGCGCAATTGGTGCTGTATTACGACGGCTTCTTCAGCCCCACGTTGGAGCAAACGGTCAAAGGTGCGCTACCCACCAAAGATACCGCTTCGCGCGCCTTCTCCATGCGCCTGTCCTTTCCCGATGAGCTGTTCTACTTGAAGAACAAGGGCGACGCAGAGTTGATCTTTGATGCCGATATGTTCCCGCGCAACCAGACCAACTTTGAACGTAAACAAACCACGCTCAAGGTATCAGGCAAGGCTGAGGCCATCAGCGGTCTCACCATTCGGCTCAAATCCAATAACCACGGCACGGAGTTGGTGCTGAAGACCGATGCACAAGGCTTGGTGACGGACGTGGCACCGCAACCGCTGAACGCGCTGCGCAACGAAACCCTGCTCGACGAATGGACGATCCGTATCACTGTTGCCGACAACCCGTCCTTGGTGCAAGACGGCGCCCTCGACCTCAGCGGCATGAGAGATGTGGTGGCGTTCTTTGAGTACGGGTTTGATTACCGCTAA